A region of the Amycolatopsis sp. cg13 genome:
CGTCCGGGCCTGGCGCAGCAGGAACAGCAGGAGCAGGACGACGGCGGAAGCAAGCGTCGCGATCGTCAGGAAAGTCCAGCCAGCGTCGCCAGCCTGCACGATGCCCAGCACCAGCAACATCACGCCAGCAGTGACCAGCAGCGCGCCCAGAACGTCGATGCCGGTGCGCAGTCCGAGACCGCGGTCGGACGCGACGACCATCGGGGTCAGAACGAGCGCGGCGATGCCGATGGGCAGGTTGATGTAGAAGGTCCAGTGCCAATCTAGGCCTTGGGTAAGCGCGCCGCCGGCGACCATGCCGATCGACGCGCCCGCGGCTTGGGTGAAGCTGTAGACGCCGATCGCGCGGACGCGGGCGCGTGGCTCGGGATAGAGGGTCACGATCATGCCCAAGACGACCGCGGACGTCAGAGCACCGCCGACGCCTTGAATAAACCGCGCGACCACCAGTGTGGTGGCGCTCGGCGAAAGACCAGCGGCCAGCGAAGCGGCGGTGAAAACGACGAGGCCGACAAGGAACACCCGCCGCCGTCCGACCAGGTCGCCCAGGCGGCCAGACAGCAGGAGCAGGCCGCCGAACGCGACGAGGTAGGCGTTGACCACCCAGGCGAGCCCGGGCGCGCTGAACCCGAGGTCGGTCTGGATCACCGGCAGGGCGACCGCGACGATCGAGCTGTCGAGCACCACCATCAGCGAGGCGGCCGACAGCACGGCGAGCGCCGCGCCGCGATGCCGAGCGGTTTCGGGCATGACAAAGTCCTCCATAACCGGCACTGGGGAGAGTTTCCGCTGGTCGTGGCCAGGGCATCTCTTGTTACAGTGCCCATCATGTGTGACCATGGGCAAGTGCGGAAGGAGGCACTTTCATGTCCCAGGGGAACATCGCTGTGACCGATGAGGCCACGGACTTCGACCCGGCGAAATTCGCGGTGTGCACGGTGATGGAGGTCGTGAACCGGATCAGCGGGAAGTGGGTGATCGGCATCCTGCTGGAGGCGACGCGCGGTCCGGTGCGGTTCACCGAACTCGAACGCTCGGTGCAGGGGATCAGCCGCCGCATGCTCACGCTCACCCTGCGGAACCTGGAACGCGACGGCCTGCTGACGCGCACGGTCTACCCGACGGTCCCGCCGCGGGTCGAGTACGAGGCGACCGAGATGGCGCGCGAACTGTACGACTCGCTGTCCGGCCTGGTCGATTGGGCGGAACGGCATCGCGAGGCGATCGCGGTTTCGCGGCAGGGCTACGACGGCCGCACTGCCTGCTGACATGGAAAGGCGCCGCAGCCGCGCGCACGGGGGACGCGCACGGCTGCGGCGCCGAAACAGTCCGCGCCCGGAGGGAAGGGGCCCGGGCCCGGACTGGGTCTCAGGCGTTCGCCGGGACTGGTTTGGCCGGCTCGGCGGGTTTGTCGTCGAGCAGGGTCGCCTCGTCGAACGGCGCCTGGCCGGTGAACACCTGCTGCGAGCGTTCCCGGTCGAATTCCTTCATCCACGATCCGATGAGGACAGTCGCGACCGCGTTGCCGGCGAAGTTCGTCAGCGCGCGGGCTTCGGACATGAACCGGTCGATGCCGAGGATGAAGCCGACGCCGTCGACGAGTTCCGGGCGGTGCGACTGCAAGCCGCTGGCCAGGGTCGCGATGCCGGCGCCGCTGACGCCCGCCGCGCCCTTCGACGCGATGATCATGAACAGCAGCAACGTGATCTGCTCGCCGAGCGCGAGCGGCTGGTCCTGCGCGGTGGCGATGAACAGCGTCGCCATCGTCAGGTAGATCGCGGTGCCGTCGAGGTTGAACGAGTACCCGGTGGGCACCGTGATGCCGACGACCGGCTTGCTGACCCCGAGGTGCTCCATCTTCGCGATCAGCCGCGGCAGCGCGGATTCCGAAGAGGACGTCGAGAGGATCAGCAGGAATTCGCGGCCGAGATACCGCAGCAGGCTGAAGATGTTGACCCGCGCGCCGAGCCACAGCACCGCGCCGAGCACGCCGAACACGAACACCAGGCACGTCAGGTAGAAGCCGAGCATGATCACCAGCAGGCTGCGCAGCGCGCCCCAGCCGGTCGCGCCGACCACCGCGGCGATCGCGCCGAACGCGCCCACCGGGGCGGCCCACATGATCATCGACAGGATGCGGAACACGAGCCGCTGGATGTGCTCGATGCCGCGCAGGATCGGCTCGCCGCGCTTGCCGAGCTTCTGCAGCGCGAACCCGGCCAGCAGCGCCACGAGCAGCGTCTGCAGCACCTGGCCCTCGGTGAACGCGGACACGAAGGTCTTCGGGATGATCCCGAGCAGGAAGTCGACCCCGCCCTCGCCCTTGGCCTGCTGGTGCACCTTCGACACGTCGGCCGGGTTGAGGTGCAGGCCGCTGCCCGGGTGCAGCAGGTTGCCGACGACGAGCCCGATCGCGAGCGCGAACGTCGACATCACGATGAAGTAGACCAGCGCGGTGATGCCGACCTTGCCGACCTTCGCCGCCTTCGCGACCGAGCCGATGCCCAGCACGATGGTGCAGAAGATGATCGGCGAGATCATCATCTTGATCAGGTTGACGAAGCCGGTGCCCAGCGGGGCGAGGCTCTTGCCGACGGACGGCCAGAGCAGGCCGACCGCGACGCCGAGCACTACGGCGGCGATCACGGCCAGGTACAGGTAACGCGTGCGGTCGCGGTTGGGCGCGACCGCCTCGGGGGTCGGTGTAGGCACCGTTGCCTCCAGCTCGGTGGGGGGAACGCGGGTCACTATGCGGGGCGGATATGACCGGCGTCACCGTTGTGTTCATTGAGTTCGCGACGGGACTGTCCGGTGTGGACTTCCCGGCCGCGGCGCCGGAGTGCCGCCGGACCCGCGCGTGTGCTGGTATGAGCGGGTGCCCCCGACACCTCGGATCCGGACGAGCCGCTGGAGCCTGGCCCGTCAGCTGCTGGTGCTGCAGCTGGCGATCTTGCTCGTGCTCGTCTCCGGCGGCATCACTATTGCCTATCTCGACGCCCGGCGCACGACGACCGACCGGGCCGGGGAGCAGTCGCTCGCGGTGGCCCGTTCGATCGCCGACGCGCCGGATGTCGCGCGGGCAGCGGCGACCGCCGACCCGACCGCGGAGCTGCAGCCGTATGCGCAACGGGTGCTCGTGGACACGCGCGTGGATTTCGTGACGATCATGTCGCCGCAAGGAATCCGTTACACCCACCCGAATCCGGCGTTGATCGGCCAGCGGTTCCTCGGGCACATCGAAGCGGCGCAGCAGGGCGGAGTGGTGTCCGAGACCTACACCGGTTCGCTCGGCCCGTCAGTGCGCGTGGTGGTGCCGGTGTTCGATGCGAACCACCGGGTGGTCGCGCTCGTCGCGGTGGGCATCACGATCGCGGCGATCTCCGCCGAGGTGCAGGAGCGCGTCTGGCCGCTGCTCGGCGTCGCGGCGGCAGTGTTACTGGTGGGCGCCTGCGGGGGCTGGCTGGTGAGCGCGCGGCTGAAGCGGCAGACGCGCGGCATCGCGCCGGCTGAGCTGAGCAATCTTTTCGAATACCACGAAGCGGTGCTGCATTCGGTTCGCGAGGGAGTGCTGCTGGTCGACCGCGACGGCCGGGTCGGGCTGTGCAACGACGGCGCCCGCACGCTGCTCGGGCTGAGCGGCGACCCGGTCGGGCAGTCGCTCGCGGACCTCGGCTTGTCGCCCGAGCTGGCGGCGGCGTTCACCGCGCCGGAAAACCGCACCGAGGAACTGCACCTGACCGACTCGCGGGTGCTGGTCGTGAGCACCACGCTCGTCAGTTCCGGCGGTCGCGCGCAGGGCACCGTCGTGATCCTGCGCGACCACACCGAACTTCAGACGCTCACCGGCGAGCTGACCACCGCGCGCAGCCTCGCCGAAGCGTTGCGGTCGCAGGCGCACGAAGCGGCGAACCGGCTGCACACGGTCGTGTCGCTGGTGGAACTCGGCCGTCCCGAGGACGCCGTGGACTTCGCGACCGCCGAACTCGCGCTCGCGCAGGAGCTCACCGACCGCGTGATGACCGCGGTCGCCGAACCGGTGCTGGCCGCGTTGCTGCTCGGCAAAGCCGCGGAGGCGAGCGAACGCGGCGTGGAGTTCACCATCACGCCGGACACGATGATCGACGACCTCGGACCCGGCGTCGCCGGGCGGGATCTGGTGACGATCCTCGGCAACCTGATCGACAACGGAATCGACGCTGTGGTGCGGGAATCCGGCGCGCGCCCGGCGGTGGTGGTCACCGCAAGGTCCGAAGAGGACGGTCTGTTGCTGCGCGTCGCGGACAACGGGCCGGGCGTGCCGGAGGACGCGGTGGGGGAGATGTTCCGCCGGGGCTGGTCGACGAAGGCGGGCGACGAGCACGGTCTCGGGCTGGCGTTGGTGGTGCAGGCGGTCCGGCGCTATGGCGGCACCATTGACGTCGGACGGGACGGCGGTGCGGTGTTCACCGTACGGTTGCCGAGGCAGGAGGTGTCCTCGTGATCCGGGTGCTGGTGGTGGAAGACGAGCCGGTGGCGGCCGAGGCGCACCGGCTGTACGTCGAGCGGCTGTCCGGATTCGTGGTCGCCGGGGTGGTGCATTCCGGCGGCGAGGCACTGCGGTTCTGCGAACGCGAGCCCGTCGACCTGGTCCTGCTGGACTTCTACCTGCCGGACACGCACGGCCTCGCGGTCTGCCGTTCGCTGCGCGCGGCCGGGCTGCCGATCGACGTCATCGCGGTGACGTCCGCGCGCGACCTCGCGCTGGTCAAGGCCGCGGTCTCGGTCGGGGTCGTGCAGTACCTGCTGAAGCCGTTCACCTTCGCCTCGCTGCGGGACAAACTGGAGCGCTACGCGTCGTTCCGCGAGGCGTCCGGCGAGGTCACCGGGCAGGCGGAGATCGACCGCGCGCTCGGCACGCTGCGCACCACCGAGTCCGCTCCGCTGCCGAAGGGCATGAGCGCGGAGACGCTGGACGCGATCACCGACGCGCTGGCCGGAGCTGGCGAAGGGTTGTCCGCCGGTGGTGCGGCGAGCGCGATCGGGGCGTCCCGCGTGACCGCGCGGCGGTATCTGGAGTACTTGGCGAACAACGGGTTGGCGCAGCGCGAACCGCGATACGGGCAGGTCGGGCGGCCGGAAGTCTGGTATCGGCTCAAGCCTGGCTGAGCGCTGACCGACCCCGTCAGCGCTTCGTGCGCAGCCGGTAAGCGATCCCCCCGAAAGTGTGGACATCGAAGTTCACCACTCAAGGGGAGCAAGAAATGACGAAGAAGATCGCACTGGTCACCGGCGGCGGCAAAGGCATCGGCCGGGCCATCGCGACGCGGCTGGCGAACGACGGTGCGCTGGTCGCCGTGCACTACGGCAGCGACGAAGCGGCGGCCAAGGAAACCGTCGCGGCGATTGAAGCAAACGGCGGGCAGGCGTTCGCGGTGCAGGCGACGCTGGGCGTCGACGGGGACGCGGCGACGCTGGTCGATCGGCTCTCGGAACAGTTGCGCGAACGCACCGGCGAGGTCGCGCTCGACATCCTGGTCAACAACGCGGCGACCGGTGCCGGTTCGATCACCACGGCGACGCCGGAGGACTTCGACCGCGTGTTCGCGGTGAACGTCAAGGCACCGTTTTTCTTGGTGCAGCGCCTGTTGCCGGTGCTGCGGGACGGCGGCCGGATCGTCAACATCTCGTCCGGGGACACGCGGATCGCGTTGCCGTTCGAGCTGGCCTACAGCATGACGAAGGGCGCGCTCGACGTGTTCACCCGCACTCTGGCGCAGGAACTCGGCCAGCGGGGGATCACGGTGAACGCGGTCGCGCCCGGCCCGACGCCGACCGAACGCACCGCGCACATGTTCGCTGACGAGCGGATGCGCGCGGGCACGGCGGGGGCGTCCGCGCTCCGGCGGGTCGCCGACCCGGCCGACATCGCCGACATCGTAGCGTTCCTGGCCTCGGCGGACTCGCGATGGGTCACCGGGCAGGTCGTGGACGCGACCGGCGGGACGTTCCTCGGCCCGGCTGGCGTATAACGACATATGCGGCTCGGGCAGTGCGCGCTGCCCGAGCCGTTCGGCCGTGCCGCCTGTGCCGGGGCGCGGCTTTGCAGTCCGTGAGGGGAACCCTGAGGGAATCTGATTCCCTCAGGGTTCCCCTCACGGACCTGGGGCCACGCGCACGACGGCATTGTGGCGAGGCTGAGGTCTTTTGCGGATGGCCGGGGATCAGCGAGGCCGTCCCGGCGCGTCCGGCCGGGTCTGCCACGGGTGCGGACCGTCGAGCGGCCGGTACTCCACGCCGAGCGCGTCCAGCCGCGGCAGGTGGTGCTCCCGCAGCCGGGGGAGGAATTCCGCGTAGTCGCGCGGTCCGCTGCTCCACGCGACCTCGGCGAACGCCGACAGTCGCGGGAACGCCGCGTAATCCGTCCGCCGCACGGTGTCCAGGTGCTCGGACCACAGCTGCGCCTGGACCCCGCGCACGCGCGGCCCGGATTCGGGCTCGAAACCGTAGAAGTGTTCGAGATCCTGCAGATAGCCGACCGGGATCGGTTCGTCCGGGTGGTCGCTTTGCCGGTGGTCGAGGTACACGCCGTCCTCGGGGCAGAGCACCACTTCGTGCCCGCCCTTCACCGCCAGTGAAGCCCGTTCGCGGTCCTGCCAGACGCCGATCACCATCGTCGGCAGGTCGCCGCCGTCGAGGACCTCGTCCCAGCCCATCGGCGTGCGGCCGCGGGCGACGAGGTGGTCCGCGATCGCCCGGACGAACCGGTGGTGCGCCTCGGTCACGCCGGGCACCTCGTCGCCGCCGAGTGCGATCACCTTGGACGGGAAGATGTCCAGCACGTGGTCGAAGACCTTGTGGAAGAAGTCCAGAGTGGACTCCGACGGATCCAGCAGCGAGGTGCTGATGCCCCAGGAAGTCCAGACCTCCCAAGGGGTATCGGTAGCCGGTCCGAGTTCCGGGTACGCCGTGATGGCGGCTCGGGCGTGCCCGGGAATGTCCACTTCGGGCACTACCGTGACGGCTCGAGACGCGGCGTAAGCGACGATCTCCCGCAGATCGTCCACAGTGTAGTAACCGCCGTGCGGGCGGCCGTCGCGTTCGGGGCCGTCGTGCCTGCCGACCATGGACGATTTCCGCCAGCCGCCGACGGAGGTGAGCTGGGGGAACTCCGGTGTCTCGATCCGCCAGCCCTGGTCGTCGGTGAGGTGCAGGTTCAGCACGTTCAGCTTGTGCGCGGCCAGCAGATCGATGAACCGCAGCACCTCGGCCTTCGTCCGGAAGTGCCGCGAGACGTCGTAAAGGCAGCCGCGCCAGGCGAATCGCGGATGGTCGGTGATCGTCCCGCACGGCAGCTCGACTGGTCCATTGTGGATCGGCACGGCACGGAACGCGTCCGGGCCGGCCAGCTGGCGCAGGGTTTGGCGGCCGTAGAACTCGCCCGCGGAGTCGGCCGCGTCGAGCGTGACGCCGTCGGGCGCGATCGTGAGCCGGTAGCCCTCGGCGGGGAGGTCGGCGGCGGTGCGGACCTCCACCGGAGCGGGCCACGGGCAGGTGCCGGGCGCCGCTTCCGCGGACACCGGGCGGGGGAGGAGAGCGTCGAAACCGGACATGGTCATCCCTTCACGGCCCCGGCCGTCCCGCCGACGAGCCTCCGTTGCACCAGCACGAAAAACACCAGCACGGGAATCGTCATCAGGGTGGACGAGGCCATCACGGCACCCCAATCGGTGTCCTCCGGTTTGAAGAACACCAGGATCGCCTGCGGCAGAGTCTGGTTTTCGGTCTTGGAGATGATGAACGTCTTGGCGAACAGGAAGTCGTTCCACGCGTGGATGAACGCGAGCACGCTCACCGCCACGAGCCCGGGCGCGACGAGCGGGAACAGGATCTGCCAGGTGAACCGCATCCGCGACGCACCGTCCAAAATGGCCGCTTCCTCCAGTTCGGCGGGCACCGCGGCGACGAATCCGCGCAGCATCCAGATCGCGAACGGCAGGCTGAACGCCAGGTGCACCAGCACGAGCGAGCCCAGTTCGTTGAGCCCGAACGCCGGCACGGCCCCGCCGACCGAGCGCATCAGGAAAAACAGCGGAATGGTCAGCGCTTCCACCGGAACCATTTGCGCGACCAGGATCATCACCAGCAGCATTCCGCGGCCGCGGAAGCGGAATCGCGTCAGTGCCACCGCTGACAGGAACGACAGCAGCAAGGACAGCAGCACCACGACCACCGCGACGGCGAGGCTGTTGAGGAAGAACCGGCCGAATCCGGAAACCGTGAGCACGCGCCGGAAACTGTCCAGCGAAGGCGCGAACGTCCACGGTTTCGGATGCGCCGACTGGATTTCGCCCGCCGGTTTGAACGCTGAGAGCACCATCCAGTACAGCGGGAACGCGACGATCCCGGCGATCACCACGGTCACGATTTCGGCGACGAGCCGCGCGGGGCGGCGCACTTTCACAGCCATGCGGCACTCCGGCGCTGGGACCGGACGTAGAGCCCGGTGATCGACAGCAGCAGCAAGGTCATCACGACCCCGATCGCGGAGCCGAGCCCGTACTCCTGCCCGGCGAACGCCTGCTGGTAGGCGTAGACGTTCAGGATCAGGTTCCGCCCGGCGATGCCGCCGCCGTTGGTCATCACGTAGATCTGGGTGAACACCTTGAAGTCCCAGATGATCGACTGCACGGTCGCGATGGTGAGCAGCGGCCGCACCGCGGGCAGGATCACCGACCGCGTGGTGCGCCAGACCGACGCGCCGTCGAGCGCCGCCGCCTCCAGCGTCTCCTTCGGCACCCCGCTGATCCCGGCGTACATGGTGACCATGACGAACGGGAACGAGCACCAGATCACCTCGGCGGCGACCAGCCCGAACGTCCCGAAAGTGCCGAACGTCCAGGAATGGTGCGCCATCCCGGTGAACCCGATGCCCGAGAGCACCTCGTTGACCAGGCCGAAATCGGTGTCGAAAAGGAACAGCCAGACGTACGAGCCGGCGATCGCCGGGGTCGCCCACGCGCCGAGCGCCGCCAGGAACAGCAGCGTGCGCGGGAACGCGCGGACCCGGCTCGCCAGCACGGCCAGCCCGGTGCCGACGACCAGGCTGCCGATCACGCAGGCCGCGGCGAACCCGACCGTCTTGCCCAGCACCGTCCAGAACTGGACGTCGGCGAGCAGGGCGACATAGTTGTCGAGGCCCAGGAACACCAGCGGGGCCGCGCCCGCCGCCTGCGGCTGGCCGTAGTCGTAGAGCGAGATCACGACCAGCTGGTAAATCGGGTACACCAGCAGCGCGCCGAGGAGGATTCCGGCAGGCAGCAGGTACAGGAGGGCCGCGCGGCCGTCGCGGCGGACGGTCGCGGAACGGACTGCGGCCACGGGTCAGCCGAAGTTCTTGTTCATCGCCGCGGCGGCGTCGGCCAGCGCGGCGTTCGCGTCCTTGCCGCCGGTCGCGATCTGCTGCACGGCGGTGGGCAGCACGTTCTGGCTGTCGATCTTGGACCACGCCGGGGTGCTCGGCACGAATTTCGTGCCCGCGCTCAGAGTGTCCACAAAGGCCTTGAGCGTCGGGTCGCTGGCGGCGAGCTTCTTCTGCACCGACGCGAGAGTGGGCAGGTTGCCCATCGCCGCGTACATCTTCTCCTGGTACTTGATGCCGGCCAGCAGTTCGGCGAACTGCACCGCGAGACCGTGGCGCTGGCTCGCGCCGAACACGCCGAGCAGGTTGCCGCCGGCGAACGCGGGCGCGACCGAACCCGGGGCGGTGCCGGGCAGCGGCATGATCGCGTACTTGCCCTTCACCGAGCCCTTTTCGACGGCCTTGCGGTTGAAGTCGCCGCCGATCACCATGCCCGCTTTGCCGCCCGCGAACGCGGTGACGCTCTGCGTGCCGGTGAGGTTGGCGCAGGCCGAGGGCGGGCAGATGTCGTCCTTGATCAGGTTCGCGTACGCGGTGACGCCTGCCTTGGCCTGCGCGGAGTCCACAGTGGACGTCCACTTGCCATTGTCCTGTTTGGCCAGATCGCCGCCGTTGGCCCAGATGAACGGCAGCATCGCGTAGGTGTACTTGCCGCCGGTGGCGATGCCGTACAGATCCGGCTTCTTCTCGCGGATCTTGCGCGCGTCGTCGGTCAGCTCGGCCAGCGTCGTGGGCGGCTTGAGGCCGAGTTCGGCGAAGACGTCAGTGCGGTAGTACAACGCGCGGATGCCGGTGTACCAGGGGATGCCGTAGATCTTGCCGTTGGCCTTCGCGGTGTCCAAAACGGACGGAAGCAGGTCTTTGCCGTCCGACCAGTTCGTGATGTCCTTGGTGAGGTCGGACAACGCGCCGGTCTGCGCGTAGCTGGAGACGTCGGTGTTGCCGAACTCGGCGACGTCGGGGGCGTTGGACGGGTCGTTGAACGCGCCGGAGAACTTGTCCGCGCGGCCCTCGACCGGAACCCACTGCACATCGACCTTCACGCCGGCGTGGTTGGCCTCGAACTCGGTGATCGCTTCCTTGACCGCGGCCTCCTTCGGCGCACGGTTCGCCTCGTCGAACAGCCAGACCCGGAGCGTGCCGTCGGTCTGGTTTCCGCCGGACGCGGCCGGGCCGGATTGGGTGGGTGCACACGCGGCGAGCAACGCCAGCGTGGCGACAGCGGGCAGGACAGAACGCAGCTTCATCGGTGACTCCTGTCGCGGGGACCGGTCGGAGACCGGGAAAGACGGGGCTGTGCGGCGTGACAGCCCCGGTTTTTCTCAGACGAAGAAGACAGAGTTGACGTTCGGCACCGCGAGCGAGCCCGCGGACTTGCCGGGCAGGCCGGTGGCCGGGTCGCGCGGCAGCCAGGTGACCGTGCCGGAGCGCTGGTTCGAGACGTAGAACCACTTCTCGTCCGGGTCCAGCGCGAGGTGCCGCGGCCAGTTGCCGCCGGAGGCCGCCGAGGAGACCAGGGTGAGCCCGGCCCCGCCGTCGGCGACGGTGAAGGTGGCGACGGTGTTGGGGCCGCGGACGGTGGCGTAGACGAACTTCCCGTCCCGCGACACGGTGATCTCGCCGGGGAACAGTTCGCCGGTGCTGCCCGGCGGAACGGCCGGCACCGCGGCGATCGGCTTGAACGTGCCGGTGGCGGACTCCCAGCTGGCGACGGTGATCTCCGGCCGCAGTTCCTGGGCGACGTAAGCGAATTTTCCGTTCGGGTGGAACGCGAGGTGTCGCGGCCCGGCACCGGCGGGGAGGGTGATCTGCTTGTGCAGCTTCAGCTTTCCCTTGCCGGTGTCGAACGAGTAGACGTACACCGAGTCGGTGCCGAGGTCGACTGCCAGCACCCATTTGCCGGACGGGTCGGTGACCACCTGGTGCGCGTGCGGTTCTTTGCCCTGGTGCTGCTGCAGGTCGGTGGCCGCGCCGAGCTTGCCGTCGGACTTGATCGGCAGCACGACGACGCTGCCGGAGTCGTAGTTGGCGACCAGCACGTACTTCTGGCTCGGGTGCACCGAAAGGTGCGTGGGCGAACCGCCCTTGGAGGATGTCGACCCGAGCAGCTTCGGCCGGGTCGGGTCGGAGATGTCCAATGCGGACACCGTGCCGGTCTCCGCGCCCTCGTTTTCGTTGGTGACGTACAGGATCCGGCCGTCGCGAGTACGGTCGAACCAGGAGACGTCGGTCAGCTTCGGAACGGTACGCACCGGCGTGAGCGCTGGGCTCCCGGCCGCTCGCTGGGTGACGTCGAGCCCGTGGCCCGCCGGTGCGCTGTTGGTGTAGCTGCCGACGTACACCGTCGCGGCCGCGCGCGGCCGGGGTGCTGCCGTGGCGAGCTGTGCGCCCACCACGGCGGCGGCCCCGGCCGCGCCGACCGCTCCGACGAACGTGCGACGGGAAATCTCGGTCATCGAATACCCCCGGAACATGTGCCGATGTGGTTCAGACCAATGCCATCACCAATGCTGCCACACCGAAACCGCTCAAGGAAAGGACTGTTTCCAAAGCCGTCCAGGTTTTCAGGGTTTGCGTCACGGTCAGCCCGAAGTAACGGGACACGATCCAGAATCCGCCGTCGTTCACGTGCGAGGCGATGATCGACCCGGCCGAGATCGCGACCACCACGAGCGCCAATTGTGCTTGCGAATAATGCAGATCCATCACCGTCGGCGCGACAATGCCGCTCGTGGTCACGATCGCCACCGTC
Encoded here:
- a CDS encoding lactonase family protein; translated protein: MTEISRRTFVGAVGAAGAAAVVGAQLATAAPRPRAAATVYVGSYTNSAPAGHGLDVTQRAAGSPALTPVRTVPKLTDVSWFDRTRDGRILYVTNENEGAETGTVSALDISDPTRPKLLGSTSSKGGSPTHLSVHPSQKYVLVANYDSGSVVVLPIKSDGKLGAATDLQQHQGKEPHAHQVVTDPSGKWVLAVDLGTDSVYVYSFDTGKGKLKLHKQITLPAGAGPRHLAFHPNGKFAYVAQELRPEITVASWESATGTFKPIAAVPAVPPGSTGELFPGEITVSRDGKFVYATVRGPNTVATFTVADGGAGLTLVSSAASGGNWPRHLALDPDEKWFYVSNQRSGTVTWLPRDPATGLPGKSAGSLAVPNVNSVFFV
- a CDS encoding extracellular solute-binding protein; amino-acid sequence: MKLRSVLPAVATLALLAACAPTQSGPAASGGNQTDGTLRVWLFDEANRAPKEAAVKEAITEFEANHAGVKVDVQWVPVEGRADKFSGAFNDPSNAPDVAEFGNTDVSSYAQTGALSDLTKDITNWSDGKDLLPSVLDTAKANGKIYGIPWYTGIRALYYRTDVFAELGLKPPTTLAELTDDARKIREKKPDLYGIATGGKYTYAMLPFIWANGGDLAKQDNGKWTSTVDSAQAKAGVTAYANLIKDDICPPSACANLTGTQSVTAFAGGKAGMVIGGDFNRKAVEKGSVKGKYAIMPLPGTAPGSVAPAFAGGNLLGVFGASQRHGLAVQFAELLAGIKYQEKMYAAMGNLPTLASVQKKLAASDPTLKAFVDTLSAGTKFVPSTPAWSKIDSQNVLPTAVQQIATGGKDANAALADAAAAMNKNFG